The following are from one region of the Leishmania mexicana MHOM/GT/2001/U1103 complete genome, chromosome 10 genome:
- a CDS encoding map kinase-like protein has protein sequence MQAKGEAAMRDLIAELHAMQSPYTVQRFISSGSYGAVCAGVDSEGIPVAIKRVFNTVSDGRTVNILSDSFLCKRVLREIRLLNHFHHPNILGLRDIFVHFEEPAMHKLYLVTELMRTDLAQVIHDQRIVISPQHIQYFMYHILLGLHVLHEAGVVHRDLHPGNILLADNNDITICDFNLAREDTADANKTHYVTHRWYRAPELVMQFKGFTKLVDMWSAGCVMAEMFNRKALFRGSTFYNQLNKIVEVVGTPKIEDVVMFSSPSARDYLRNSLSNVPARAWTAVVPTADPVALDLIAKMLEFNPQRRINTEQALRHPYFESLFDPLDLTEGLSERFHLDESVTDVGDMHKMFNAEVVRFNDLRERREEVARERAMAAQQQGEQVLGTDHMPRTHSLMELAGSVPAPS, from the coding sequence ATGCAGGCCAAGGGCGAAGCCGCAATGCGCGACTTGATCGCTGAGCTGCACGCGATGCAGTCCCCCTACACGGTGCAGCGCTtcatcagcagcggcagctacggcgcggtgtgcgccggtgtcgATAGCGAGGGCATTCCGGTCGCCATCAAGCGCGTATTCAACACCGTCTCGGATGGCCGCACGGTCAACATTCTGTCGGACTCGTTCCTCTGCAAGCGCGTGCTACGCGAGATTCGCTTGCTCAACCACTTTCACCACCCGAACATCCTAGGCTTGCGTGACATCTTCGTGCACTTCGAGGAGCCGGCGATGCACAAGCTGTACCTCGTGACGGAGCTGATGCGGACGGACCTGGCGCAGGTGATCCACGATCAGCGCATTGTCATCTCGCCACAGCACATTCAGTATTTCATGTACCACATCCTGCTTGGCCTGCACGTGCTGCACGAAGCCGGCGTCGTTCACCGCGACCTGCACCCCGGCAACATCCTGCTAGCAGACAACAACGACATCACCATCTGTGACTTCAACCTCGCGCGCGAGGACACGGCGGATGCGAACAAGACGCACTACGTGACGCACCGCTGGTACCGTGCGCCGGAGCTGGTCATGCAGTTCAAGGGCTTCACGAAGCTGGTGGACATGTGGTCGGCGGGCTGCGTTATGGCGGAGATGTTCAATCGAAAGGCGCTTTTTCGCGGCTCCACTTTCTACAACCAGCTAAACAAGATCGTGGAGGTGGTCGGCACACCCAAGATAGAGGACGTGGTCATGTTCAGCTCACCCAGCGCCCGCGATTACCTGCGCAACTCGCTGTCAAACGTGCCTGCCCGGGCGTGGACGGCTGTTGTGCCCACGGCCGACCCGGTCGCGCTTGACCTCATCGCGAAGATGCTCGAGTTTAACCCTCAAAGGCGCATCAACACGGAGCAGGCGCTCCGCCACCCGTACTTCGAGTCGCTCTTCGACCCGCTGGACCTCACGGAGGGGCTGAGCGAGCGCTTCCATCTCGACGAGTCCGTGACGGATGTGGGGGACATGCACAAGATGTTTAATGCCGAGGTGGTGCGCTTCAACGACCtgcgagagagacgcgagGAGGTGGCCCGCGAGCGTGccatggcggcgcagcaacagGGCGAACAGGTGCTCGGTACCGACCACATGCCTCGAACGCACAGCCTCATGGAGTTAGCAGGTAGCGTGCCGGCCCCGTCGTGA
- a CDS encoding putative nucleolar protein: MSRTLYTLYEAPTGYAIFKVRTTEEIGAEDVALQKELQSFSTFSPWVKLVSFAPFESPENALEDAVCISENLISTFLNNFLTAAFAKKVAKSEANWELGVQDPKLGSAIHDELNIPVLCNETVAEISRCIRLHAEKLLPEHNVGDVPRAQCGLGHAFSRNKVKFNVHRSDNMIIQASALMEHMDKGVNLLGMRVKEWYGWHFPELAKEVPEPLKYANVALLIGNRNSLEEAPEEDVKAQLGDILEGDEALAARVYEKAVTSMGGDMAEVDWDCIRTFAKRVASLGQYRVALAQYLVDKMMLVAPNLTQLMGQTIGAKLISKAGSLTNLAKSPASTIQILGAEKALFRALKKKKGNTPKYGLIFHSSFIQRAAKENRGKISRYLANKAALACRIDCFMDAPPTVFGEKLREQVEARLNFFDTGNKPPSNKAAMAEALEQYQRILRKRDRKQADEDAEETPKRKKSRKVVAASESE; encoded by the coding sequence ATGTCCAGAACGCTGTACACGCTGTACGAGGCGCCGACAGGCTACGCCATCTTCAAGGTTCGCACGACCGAGGAAATCGGCGCCGAGGACGTCGCGCTAcagaaggagctgcagagCTTCAGCACCTTTTCGCCGTGGGTGAAGCTCGTGTCTTTTGCGCCCTTCGAGTCGCCTGAGAACGCGCTCGAGGACGCGGTTTGCATCTCGGAGAACCTGATCAGCACGTTCCTCAACAACTtcctcaccgccgccttcgcgAAGAAGGTCGCCAAGAGCGAGGCGAACTGGGAGCTCGGCGTGCAGGACCCGAAACTTGGCAGCGCCATTCACGACGAGCTCAATATCCCGGTCTTGTGCAACGAGACTGTAGCCGAGATTAGCCGCTGCATCCGTCTCCACGCTGAGAAGCTGCTGCCGGAGCACAACGTGGGCGATGTGCCACGCGCGCAGTGCGGTCTCGGTCATGCGTTCTCGCGTAACAAGGTCAAGTTTAACGTGCATCGCAGCGATAACATGATCATTCAGGCCTCGGCGCTGATGGAGCATATGGACAAGGGTGTGAACCTGCTGGGCATGCGGGTGAAGGAGTGGTATGGCTGGCACTTCCCCGAGCTGGCCAAGGAGGTGCCGGAGCCGCTCAAGTACGCCAATGTGGCGTTGCTCATCGGTAACCGCAACtcactggaggaggcgccggaGGAGGATGTGAAAGCGCAGCTTGGCGACATCCTCGAGGGTGAcgaggcgctcgcggcgcgcGTGTACGAGAAGGCGGTGACGTCGATGGGCGGCGACATGGCGGAGGTGGACTGGGACTGCATCCGCACCTTTGCGAAGCGTGTCGCATCGCTGGGGCAGTATCGTGTTGCCCTGGCGCAGTACCTCGTGGACAAGATGATGCTGGTGGCCCCGAACCTGACGCAGCTGATGGGGCAGACCATTGGCGCGAAGCTCATCTCCAAGGCCGGCTCTCTCACAAACCTCGCCAAGTCCCCTGCCAGCACGATCCAGATCCTGGGTGCCGAGAAGGCGCTGTTCCGCGCTCtcaagaagaagaagggcaACACACCCAAGTACGGCCTCATCTTCCACTCGTCTTTTATCCAGCGTGCGGCGAAGGAGAACCGTGGCAAGATCTCGCGCTACCTCGCCAACAAGGCCGCGCTTGCATGCCGCATTGACTGCTTCATGGACGCTCCGCCGACAGTCTTTGGTGAGAAGTTGCGCGAGCAGGTCGAGGCTCGCCTGAACTTCTTTGACACTGGTAACAAGCCCCCGAGCAACAAGGCCGCGATGGCtgaggcgctggagcagtACCAACGCATCCTCCGTAAGCGGGACCGCAAGCAggcggacgaggacgccgaGGAGACTCcaaagaggaagaagagccgCAAGGTCGTGGCCGCCTCTGAGTCCGAGTAA